From Oryza sativa Japonica Group chromosome 4, ASM3414082v1, one genomic window encodes:
- the LOC136356213 gene encoding cysteine endopeptidase Rep1-like produces the protein MASTAAALAARRPTRLLRRRLSTIPGGGGGGYTPAEPEQDDEELHPSCYDPTAPLDPADYIQYDEADVASEEAVWALYERWRDFYGAERSHDEMLRRFGMFKDKARHVLEFNKSGASFTKALKEGADLTLEENAKRLGIRRRL, from the exons ATGGCAtccacggccgccgccctcgccgctcgTC GACCtactcgcctcctccgccgccgactctCGACGATccctggcggtggcggcggcggctataCTCCCGCCGAACCCGAGCAAGATGACGAGGAATTGCACCCCTCTTGTTACGACCCAACTGCTCCAC TCGACCCCGCCGACTACATCCAGTACGACGAGGCGGACGTCGCGTCGGAGGAGGCCGTGTGGGCGCTGTACGAGCGGTGGCGCGACTTCTACGGCGCGGAGCGCAGCCACGACGAGATGCTCCGGCGGTTCGGGATGTTCAAGGACAAGGCGCGCCATGTCCTCGAGTTCAACAAGTCCGGCGCGTCCTTCACCAAGGCGCTCAAGGAAGGAGCTGACCTGACGTTGGAGGAGAACGCCAAACGCCTCGGCATCCGCCGTAGGCTTTAA
- the LOC4335753 gene encoding uridylate kinase PUMPKIN, chloroplastic, with amino-acid sequence MASCDDDFGLLGDGPVPEEEAAAAAASSQAAPPPPQQQAQAFCFGDAASVAGAGAGVGPFAPMGQEEGNHSAERGKAAAAAAHHSKRGRDRAEEFSDGGEYCSYLNSGGGGGGAGKKGRGGGGGGGGGVAAGSSEYRKDREEWTDGAISSLLDSYTDRFEQLNRGNLRGRDWEDVAAAVTDGQGKSSGGKSVEQCKNKIDNLKKRYKVECQRLAGSGASAVSHWPWFKKMEQIVGNSSSPASSKALVASDDDNKPRQPQQHSSKRHAPSGSSTPTFGGSSRLAPPSNPKWKRVLLKIGGTALAGAPPQNVDPKVIMLIAREVQVACRHGVEVSIVVGGRNIFCGDTWVSATGTDRASTYSIGMMASVMNAVLLQASLEKIGVETRVQTALMMQEVAEPYIRRRAIRHLEKGRVVIFAGIGAGIGNPLFTTDTAAALRASEINADVVLKGTAGDDDYGCPPRGNNNPPFEHISFRELAARGFSRMDMTAITCCQENNIPVVIFNMLEPGNISKAICGDQVGTLVDQSGRIT; translated from the exons ATGGCCTCCTGCGACGACGACTTCGGTCTCCTCGGTGACGGCCCCGTccccgaggaggaggcggcggcggcggcggcgtcgtcgcaggccgcgccgccgccgccgcagcagcaggccCAGGCCTTCTGCTTCGGCGATGCGGCCTCGGTCGCCGGGGCCGGGGCGGGCGTGGGCCCCTTCGCTCCGATGGGGCAGGAGGAGGGAAACCACAGCGCGGAGcgagggaaggcggcggcggcggcggcgcaccactCCAAGCGGGGGAGGGACCGGGCGGAGGAGTTCAGCGATGGGGGAGAGTACTGCTCCTACCTCAacagcggcggaggtggcggcggcgcggggaagaagggccgcggcgggggcggcggtggcgggggcgggGTCGCGGCCGGCTCGTCGGAGTACCGCAAGGACCGGGAGGAGTGGACGGACGGCGCCATCAGCAGCCTCCTCGACTCGTACACGGACCGGTTCGAGCAGCTCAACCGGGGGAACCTGCGGGGTCGGGACTGGgaggacgtcgccgccgccgtgaccgACGGGCAGGGCAAGAGCAGCGGGGGCAAGAGCGTGGAGCAGTGCAAGAACAAGATCGACAACCTCAAGAAGCGGTACAAGGTGGAGTGCCAGCGGCTCgccggctcgggggcctctgcCGTCAGCCACTGGCCCTGGTTCAAGAAGATGGAGCAGATCGTCGGCAACTCGTCTTCTCCCGCTTCCTCCAAGGCGTTGGTGGCCTCCGACGACGACAACAAGCCACGGCAACCGCAGCAGCATAGCAGCAAAAG GCACGCTCCTTCTGGCAGTAGCACCCCCACCTTCGGCGGCAGCTCCAGATTGGCCCCTCCATCAAATCCAAAATGGAAAAGGGTGCTTCTCAAGATTGGGGGCACAGCATTGGCTGGAGCGCCTCCTCAAAATGTTGATCCTAAG GTAATTATGCTGATTGCCCGAGAAGTTCAAGTGGCATGCCGCCATGGTGTTGAG GTGTCAATTGTTGTGGGAGGTCGGAATATATTCTGCGGCGACACTTGGGTTTCTGCAACGGGCACTGATAGAGCTTCAACATACTCAATCGG GATGATGGCATCAGTGATGAATGCAGTACTGCTCCAAGCGTCACTAGAAAAGATAGGTGTGGAGACACGAGTCCAAACTGCACTGATGATGCAAGAAGTTGCAGAGCCATACATAAGGCGACGAGCCATACGCCATCTTGAAAAAGGAAGGGTCGTTATCTTTGCTGGTATTGGTGCTGGCATAGGAAATCCACTTTTCACCACAGATACAGCTGCTGCCTTGAGAGCTTCTGAAA TCAATGCAGATGTTGTGCTTAAAGGTACCGCCGGAGATGACGATTATGGTTGTCCTCCTAGGGGCAACAACAATCCACCTTTTGAGCACATCTCATTTAGGGAGTTAGCGGCTAGAGGATTCAGCAGAATGGATATGACAGCGATTACATGTTGTCAGGAAAATAATATTCCTG TTGTCATCTTCAACATGTTAGAGCCTGGCAATATCTCCAAAGCAATTTGTGGGGATCAAGTAGGTACATTAGTTGACCAATCAGGAAGGATTACATAA
- the LOC4335752 gene encoding UPF0496 protein At3g19330 has protein sequence MRPWERRGVGAEGGESVGREDTDTNTNTTASSANASTSSSTAASGSSGARRNGAAAAAGEGWGRSSLSTATINLSQEYTLAIHTSSYHEIWAKIHVDGGDGQREGGVSGGGGGEEDEEDEDRCTLAGVLQPEDAVVERALGDAPDTELTRLAADYLRSTHHASLLCLSLRRALRRARALYGPITDLLALIPHAPPLAAPHRDCAFDAFLLFDQMPNPFPAPAAGFQGMHRSFVGLKNHLDLRLLRARRRRRLVRCATRGSGICLIACATGAAIAGLVLATHAITVLLAAAPACAASRGSCCPATASMKRLQQHMDRLDAAARGAYVLNNDVDTIERLVGRLHATVESDKLLVRLGLERGRGEHHTIEEVVRQLRKNHPSLLRQLADLEEHICLYFAAVNRARLLLVNHLSAQSDPDRLSFHCHDIIQ, from the coding sequence ATGCGGCCGTGGGAGCGGCGTGGCGTGGGCGCGGAGGGAGGCGAGTCGGTGGGCCGCGAGGACACGGACACGAACACGAACACCACAGCCAGTAGCGCGAACGCGAGCACGAGCTCGAGCACCGCCGCGAGTGGTAGCAGCGGGGCGAGGCGGAAtggggcggctgcggcggcgggggaggggtggGGGAGAAGCTCCCTGTCGACGGCGACCATCAACCTGAGCCAGGAGTACACGCTCGCCATCCACACCAGCTCCTACCACGAGATCTGGGCGAAGATCCATGTGGACGGCGGGGATGGGCAGCGGGAGGGCGGCgtcagtggtggtggtggtggggaggaagatgaggaggacgaggacAGGTGCACCCTCGCCGGCGTGCTCCAGCCGGAGGACGCGGTGGTGGAGCGCGCGCTGGGGGACGCGCCGGACACGGAGCTGACCCGCCTCGCCGCGGACTACCTCCGCAGCACGCACCACGCGTCGCTGCTCTGCCTCTCCCTCCGCCGGGCGCTGCGCCGCGCGCGGGCGCTGTACGGGCCCATCACGGACCTCCTCGCGCTGATACCGCACGCGcccccgctcgccgcgccgcaccgCGACTGCGCGTTCGACGCCTTCCTCCTGTTCGACCAAATGCCCAACCCGTTCCCGGCCCCCGCGGCCGGCTTCCAGGGCATGCACCGGAGCTTCGTCGGCCTCAAGAACCACCTCGACCTGCGCCTCCTCAGGGCCCGCCGCAGGCGCCGGCTGGTGCGCTGCGCGACGCGCGGGTCGGGCATCTGCCTAATCGCCTGCGCCACCGGCGCTGCGATCGCGGGCCTCGTGCTCGCCACGCACGCCATCACCGTGCTGTTGGCCGCGGCCCCCGCCTGCGCGGCGTCGCGCGGCTCCTGCTGCCCCGCAACCGCTTCGATGAAACGCCTGCAGCAACACATGGACCGGCTTGACGCTGCAGCCAGGGGCGCCTATGTGTTGAACAACGATGTCGATACAATCGAGCGCCTGGTGGGCAGACTCCATGCCACCGTCGAGAGTGACAAGCTGCTGGTCCGGCTGGGGCTGGAGCGTGGCAGGGGGGAGCACCACACCATAGAGGAGGTGGTACGGCAGCTGAGGAAGAACCACCCGAGCCTGCTACGCCAGCTGGCTGACCTCGAGGAGCACATCTGCCTCTACTTCGCAGCCGTCAACCGAGCTAGGTTGCTCCTTGTAAACCACCTCAGTGCCCAATCTGATCCTGACAGACTGAGTTTCCATTGTCATGATATAATTCAATAA
- the LOC4335756 gene encoding arogenate dehydratase/prephenate dehydratase 6, chloroplastic yields the protein MAAASLIKAPVGQNPARMGAGRSSGGGGVVRCSLQGAVVGGRAEWQSSCAVLSSKVAALGAASPHAAAPSFVNGHVAPLVPEQQAAAEDGGAVLDLVPVSSVNGGGVAKNLPQPLRISDLSPAPMHGSQLRVAYQGVPGAYSEKAAGKAYPGCDAIPCDQFEVAFSAVELWIADRAVLPVENSLGGSIHRNYDLLLRHRLHIVGEVQLPVHHCLMALPGVRKECLTRVMSHPQALAQCEHTLTAMGLNVVREAFDDTAGAAEYVAANGLRDTAAIASSRAAELYGMEVLADGIQDDCGNVTRFVMLAREPIVPRTDRPFKTSIVFAHDKEGTSVLFKVLSAFAFRDITLTKIESRPHRHRPIRLVDDANVGTAKHFEYMFYVDFQASLAEPRAQNALAEVQEYTSFLRVLGSYPMDMTPMTAGSSSTVTSDDSSST from the coding sequence ATGGCCGCGGCGAGTTTGATCAAGGCGCCCGTGGGGCAGAATCCTGCGAGGATGGGCGCGGGGAGgagcagcggaggaggaggggtggtcAGGTGCTCGCTGCAGGGCGCCGTGGTGGGCGGCCGGGCGGAGTGGCAGAGCAGCTGCGCCGTGCTGTCCAGCAAGGTGGCCGCGCTCGGGGCGGCGTCCCCGCACGCCGCGGCGCCAAGCTTCGTTAATGGGCATGTCGCGCCGCTGGTCCCggagcagcaggcggcggcggaggacggcggggcGGTGCTGGATTTGGTGCCCGTGAGCAGCGTTAATGGCGGGGGCGTCGCCAAGAACCTGCCGCAGCCGCTGCGGATCTCGGATCTGTCGCCGGCGCCGATGCACGGGTCGCAGCTGCGCGTGGCGTACCAGGGCGTCCCCGGTGCGTACAGCGAGAAGGCGGCCGGGAAGGCGTACCCGGGCTGCGATGCCATCCCCTGCGACCAGTTCGAGGTGGCGTTCTCGGCCGTGGAGCTGTGGATCGCCGACCGCGCCGTGCTCCCCGTGGAGAACTCGCTGGGCGGCAGCATCCACCGCAACTACGACCTCCTGCTCAGGCACCGGCTCCACATCGTCGGCGAGGTGCAGCTCCCCGTGCACCACTGCCTCATGGCGCTCCCGGGGGTCCGCAAGGAGTGCCTCACCCGCGTGATGAGCCACCCGCAGGCGCTGGCGCAGTGCGAGCACACGCTCACCGCCATGGGGCTCAACGTCGTCCGCGAGGCCTTCGACGACACCGCGGGCGCCGCCGAGTACGTCGCCGCCAACGGCCTCCGCGACacggccgccatcgcctcctcccgcgccgccgagctGTACGGCATGGAGGTGCTCGCCGACGGCATCCAGGACGACTGCGGCAACGTCACCCGCTTCGTCATGCTCGCCCGCGAGCCCATCGTGCCCCGCACCGACCGCCCCTTCAAGACCAGCATCGTGTTCGCCCACGACAAGGAGGGCACCTCCGTCCTCTTCAAGGTCCTCTCCGCCTTCGCCTTCCGCGACATCACCCTCACCAAGATCGAGAGCCGcccgcaccgccaccgccccatCCGCCTCGTCGACGACGCCAACGTCGGCACCGCCAAGCACTTCGAGTACATGTTCTACGTCGACTTCCAGGCCTCCCtcgccgagccccgcgcgcaGAACGCGCTCGCCGAGGTGCAGGAGTACACCTCCTTCCTCCGGGTGCTCGGCAGCTACCCCATGGACATGACCCCCATGaccgccggctcctcctccaccgtcacCTCCGACGATTCCTCCTCCActtga
- the LOC4335754 gene encoding uncharacterized protein, whose amino-acid sequence MPPLTPHIEKGYAGGRQSRQQEASAAAAAAAAAAGGQLLLQRGPGQRSASFHGRGTEPWHQLARQRPKTQPDLLAGVRGRATAASFGPAAAAGGGEQLEPEAAGRRTPSKVLVSVAVQRSLWPLHVMASAAWSVADLVAAAVALYVKEGRRPPLPSADPSDFGLHYSQFSLESLDPREKVMELGSRSFFLCPKSSAAVHAPSPSCSSDEASRIRDRDAPAAARAGAAPAWVSYMQFWPMM is encoded by the exons ATGCCTCCTCTGACGCCGCACATCGAGAAGGGCTACGCCGGTGGCCGGCAGAGCAGGCAGCAGGAGgcgtcggctgcggcggcggcggcggcggcggcggcgggcgggcagctgctgctgcagcggggGCCGGGGCAGCGGTCGGCGTCGTTCCACGGGCGCGGCACGGAGCCGTGGCACCAGCTGGCGAGGCAGAGGCCCAAGACGCAGCCGGACCTGCTCGCCGGCGTGAgggggagggcgacggcggcgagcttcggccccgccgcggccgccggcggcggcgagcagctggAGCCGGAGGCCGCCGGGAGGAGGACGCCGAGCAAGGTGCTGGTGAGCGTGGCGGTGCAGCGGAGCCTGTGGCCGCTGCACgtcatggcgtcggcggcgtggaGCGTGGCCGAcctggtggccgccgccgtcgcgctctaCGTCAAGGaaggccggcggccgccgctgccgtccgccGACCCGTCGGACTTCGGCCTCCACTACTCCCAGTTCAGCTTAGAGA GTTTGGACCCAAGGGAAAAGGTGATGGAACTGGGTTCCAGGAGCTTCTTCCTCTGCCCAAAATCTTCAGCTGCTGTTCATGCTCCATCACCTTCCTGCTCCTCTGATGAAGCAAGCAGGATCAGGGATAGGGATGCTCCTGCAGCTGCAAGAGCAGGCGCAGCGCCGGCTTGGGTGAGCTACATGCAGTTCTGGCCCATGATGTAG